In Microcoleus sp. FACHB-68, the following are encoded in one genomic region:
- a CDS encoding peptidoglycan DD-metalloendopeptidase family protein has product MEHATPGFSDAGHKDRPSAALIGLAISMGASSLIVPQQGDAAYATEPAAPELTRVILYTPDLIPASQSGTPQEKLTATELIPTVPVRESFNAGVQVKFKDLIQSSGKLADQPALKTVVPRVADKTESPATVLPAAAITAQPAPAVLTVPVVEVTPNIVLHKVQPGETLSSIASAYGVSLTELLKFNELSDPSRLEINQTLNIPQTSAIRSDFSETASDESSNQSVAGTTLAASSTSIASGYANSLASQSEQPNQKYVENLRADLMRLREKYQVHKDRNQAHLPAQEVQDAQQPVVVPAQRNRSVSASGFSANSNTSQAQIQKLREQQRELASKTQSSAWETAVAESTIEPQQIAKASLGSELYESLMNPLMNSPQLPPLNSPDTYLPKSPAYSNGYNWPAQGVLTSGYGWRWGRMHAGIDIAGPIGTPIVAAASGVVTYAGWDEGGYGNLVEIQHPDGSMTRYAHNDRILVSQGQQVEQGEQISEMGSTGFSTGPHLHFEIHHPGGGAQNPMAYLPPA; this is encoded by the coding sequence GTGGAACACGCTACGCCAGGTTTTTCAGATGCCGGTCATAAAGATCGTCCTTCAGCGGCTTTAATTGGATTGGCAATTTCGATGGGGGCGTCTAGCCTGATCGTGCCTCAACAAGGTGATGCTGCCTATGCAACTGAGCCGGCAGCACCCGAACTGACACGGGTTATCCTTTACACACCCGACTTGATTCCCGCCTCGCAGAGTGGCACGCCTCAAGAGAAATTGACAGCCACAGAGTTAATCCCAACAGTCCCCGTCAGGGAGTCGTTTAATGCCGGCGTTCAGGTGAAGTTTAAAGATTTGATACAGTCTTCTGGGAAACTAGCAGATCAACCGGCTCTCAAAACTGTAGTGCCTAGGGTTGCCGATAAGACTGAATCTCCAGCTACAGTCCTTCCTGCCGCTGCCATCACCGCTCAACCGGCACCGGCAGTGCTGACAGTACCTGTCGTAGAGGTAACCCCCAATATTGTGCTTCACAAAGTACAGCCCGGAGAAACACTCTCGTCCATCGCCAGCGCCTATGGGGTTTCTTTAACAGAGCTGCTCAAGTTTAATGAGTTAAGTGATCCGAGCCGGCTCGAAATTAATCAAACTCTCAACATTCCTCAAACAAGTGCGATTCGTTCTGACTTTTCGGAAACAGCCTCTGATGAAAGTAGTAATCAGTCTGTAGCCGGCACAACTTTAGCAGCAAGTTCAACTTCTATTGCCAGCGGGTATGCTAACTCTCTCGCCTCCCAAAGCGAACAACCCAATCAGAAATACGTTGAGAATTTAAGAGCGGATCTGATGAGGCTTCGGGAAAAGTATCAGGTTCACAAAGACAGAAATCAAGCCCATCTGCCGGCACAAGAAGTGCAGGATGCCCAGCAGCCGGTGGTAGTGCCGGCGCAGAGAAATCGCTCTGTATCTGCCTCTGGTTTCTCTGCAAATTCCAACACCTCACAGGCACAGATTCAAAAGCTGCGGGAACAACAACGGGAACTTGCATCAAAAACTCAAAGTAGCGCTTGGGAAACCGCAGTTGCTGAATCGACAATTGAACCACAACAGATTGCAAAAGCCTCTCTTGGTTCCGAACTGTACGAATCATTAATGAACCCTTTAATGAATTCGCCACAGTTACCGCCCCTCAATTCTCCAGACACATATTTACCAAAAAGTCCAGCTTATTCTAATGGATATAACTGGCCGGCTCAGGGAGTTTTGACTTCAGGTTATGGCTGGCGCTGGGGGCGGATGCACGCCGGCATTGACATTGCTGGTCCCATCGGGACACCCATTGTTGCTGCTGCTTCTGGGGTCGTTACTTATGCCGGTTGGGATGAAGGGGGCTACGGCAATTTAGTAGAGATTCAACATCCTGATGGCAGCATGACTCGCTACGCTCACAACGACCGGATTTTAGTCAGCCAAGGTCAGCAAGTCGAGCAAGGTGAGCAAATTTCTGAAATGGGCAGCACAGGCTTTAGTACCGGCCCTCACTTGCACTTTGAAATTCATCACCCTGGCGGTGGGGCGCAGAACCCAATGGCTTATTTGCCGCCGGCGTAG
- a CDS encoding CRR6 family NdhI maturation factor, with translation MAITIPLNLECLQQLDLSPAQTAIESLLQLPALSADGQLRFEIDYPREPEDPRELSEIPELRLWFIRLDARYPWLPILLDWKAGELARYVAMLVPHQFHRTEGIQFNPEALEIFLMQKIFASADWLHRQGVPSKSKLMSMAQTLGYDLDESLFDLISNPNS, from the coding sequence ATGGCCATCACCATCCCGCTTAATTTGGAGTGCTTGCAGCAGTTGGATCTGTCGCCGGCTCAAACTGCGATTGAATCATTGCTCCAGTTGCCAGCGCTTTCGGCTGATGGGCAGCTGCGCTTTGAAATTGACTATCCCAGAGAACCCGAAGATCCGCGAGAACTTTCAGAAATCCCGGAACTGCGGCTGTGGTTTATTCGCTTAGACGCTCGCTATCCCTGGTTGCCGATTTTGCTAGATTGGAAAGCCGGTGAGTTAGCTCGTTATGTGGCAATGCTGGTACCCCACCAGTTCCACCGCACTGAGGGAATTCAGTTTAACCCAGAAGCTTTAGAAATTTTCTTAATGCAGAAAATTTTTGCAAGCGCCGACTGGTTGCACCGGCAGGGTGTCCCCAGCAAATCTAAGTTGATGTCGATGGCTCAAACCCTCGGCTATGACTTGGACGAGTCGTTATTTGACTTAATTAGCAATCCCAATTCTTGA
- a CDS encoding Fur family transcriptional regulator, with translation MKDEAVAVKPIRSLEDALNRCQTLGMRLSRQRRFILELLWQAQEHLSAREIYDRLNHQGKAIGHTSVYQNLEALSTQGIIECIERSDGRLYGNISDSHSHVNCLDTNQIMDVHVELPEELIEQLEKQTGVRITEYRIDFYGYRSVPARSPADTLATTAPAQIERSDRTDVSF, from the coding sequence ATGAAAGATGAGGCGGTAGCTGTGAAACCAATTCGCTCATTAGAAGATGCTCTGAATCGCTGCCAGACGCTAGGTATGCGTTTGAGCCGGCAGCGCCGCTTCATTCTGGAACTCCTCTGGCAGGCGCAAGAACACCTGTCAGCACGAGAGATTTATGACCGATTAAATCACCAAGGGAAAGCCATCGGTCATACATCGGTGTACCAGAATTTAGAGGCGTTATCAACTCAGGGCATCATCGAGTGTATAGAACGCTCTGACGGTCGTTTATATGGCAATATCAGCGACTCCCACAGTCACGTCAACTGTCTGGATACCAATCAGATTATGGACGTACACGTGGAACTACCGGAAGAATTAATTGAGCAGCTTGAAAAACAAACGGGCGTGCGGATAACTGAGTATCGGATAGACTTTTACGGATATCGCTCAGTGCCGGCTCGCTCGCCAGCAGACACCCTTGCCACAACAGCACCCGCTCAGATAGAGCGCTCGGATCGCACTGATGTGTCATTTTAG
- a CDS encoding DUF3685 domain-containing protein translates to MSERSLKLLLIDDDPIFRIGLRTVCEQFPDLQVVAETAEGSEALRLLEERVKQETGRAVDQVDLVILELGSGLSAPAGMPGLTLCDRLNTQYPQVPVLVISAFSDLSVLTAVQRAGVKGFCPKGTATAELIAAIREVADGGTYWSDVKSLRSLVPRPSSAEVRMPAKSDARASRPLANLRRTLSLPGLRQIDATIENLTVQLQNPALSDLDRAVLQGRRRELRAARWLVNQVLAPNSLPPAPQPPSAYDWSEREDFSPQNSPEASGQTIELDPEAGRLQRQTTGSEMSFRALRSELFEATLAKLNSSLPNLTSVALEIDILRAEKKQELLSIILRQLEEVLDELRFSEVQADQLSEKQYAIVRDLWEKVTTEFFGKYYTLLLPVGEVEVVPVFLQEEAVVQNAILNKIPQVAEFIAHVLFQTPLKIDNVAYPAGSTEALLRAEALLHNLMIQVANAVIQPLLNYFPDVEEIKQSFYDRRWISTRSIEKFRNNLSWKYRLEKYFGEPTAIFESRYWLFLFTYRGIGKIPIYAPRREELMQLSGIPLAVTLVLESRDAVAPRLRSAVAFAGNGVVYVLTQVIGRGLGLIGRGIIQGIGSSWQESKFNKSSPRQNK, encoded by the coding sequence ATGAGCGAGCGCTCCTTGAAACTGCTACTAATTGATGATGACCCCATTTTTCGCATCGGTCTGCGTACTGTGTGTGAGCAGTTTCCTGACTTGCAAGTAGTGGCAGAAACTGCAGAGGGTTCAGAGGCTTTACGTCTGCTAGAGGAGCGTGTCAAACAGGAGACGGGGAGAGCTGTAGATCAGGTCGATTTAGTCATTTTAGAATTAGGATCGGGCTTGTCTGCGCCGGCTGGGATGCCGGGACTGACTTTGTGCGACCGGCTGAACACTCAGTACCCTCAAGTGCCGGTGTTGGTGATCAGTGCTTTCAGCGATTTGTCGGTACTAACAGCAGTACAGCGAGCCGGTGTTAAGGGTTTTTGCCCGAAAGGTACAGCCACTGCTGAGTTAATTGCTGCGATCCGTGAGGTTGCCGATGGCGGCACTTATTGGTCAGATGTCAAAAGTCTGAGATCGCTGGTTCCCCGCCCGTCTTCAGCCGAAGTGCGAATGCCGGCAAAGTCGGACGCCAGAGCAAGCCGCCCGCTGGCCAACCTGCGACGAACCCTGAGTTTACCTGGGCTGCGGCAAATTGATGCAACGATTGAGAATTTGACAGTCCAACTGCAAAATCCGGCTCTATCAGACTTGGATCGAGCGGTTCTACAGGGACGCCGAAGAGAACTGCGAGCCGCCCGCTGGTTGGTGAACCAAGTGCTGGCTCCAAATTCTTTACCACCGGCACCCCAGCCCCCGTCTGCCTATGACTGGAGCGAGCGAGAAGACTTTTCGCCCCAAAATTCGCCTGAAGCGTCTGGGCAAACGATAGAGCTTGACCCGGAAGCAGGCCGGTTGCAGCGCCAAACAACCGGCTCGGAAATGAGTTTTAGAGCGTTGCGCTCAGAATTATTTGAAGCGACTCTTGCTAAGCTAAATTCTAGTCTGCCCAATTTGACGAGTGTAGCCCTGGAAATTGATATTTTACGGGCAGAAAAAAAACAAGAATTGCTATCTATTATCCTGCGTCAGTTAGAAGAAGTGCTGGATGAACTGCGCTTTTCCGAAGTACAGGCAGATCAGCTTAGTGAAAAACAATATGCAATTGTCCGGGATTTGTGGGAAAAGGTAACGACCGAATTTTTTGGCAAATATTATACGCTATTGCTACCTGTGGGTGAGGTGGAAGTGGTGCCGGTGTTCTTGCAAGAAGAGGCAGTTGTCCAGAATGCTATTTTGAATAAAATCCCTCAAGTTGCTGAATTTATTGCTCATGTGCTATTTCAAACTCCCTTAAAAATTGACAATGTTGCCTACCCTGCCGGCAGTACAGAAGCGTTGCTCCGAGCGGAGGCTTTACTGCACAACTTGATGATTCAAGTTGCAAATGCAGTGATCCAACCTCTGTTAAATTATTTTCCGGATGTAGAGGAAATTAAACAGAGTTTTTATGACCGGCGCTGGATTTCTACCCGATCAATTGAAAAGTTTCGCAACAATTTGTCTTGGAAATACCGTCTGGAAAAGTATTTTGGGGAACCCACAGCGATTTTTGAAAGCCGGTATTGGTTGTTCTTGTTCACTTATCGCGGCATCGGGAAAATTCCTATTTATGCCCCCCGCCGTGAGGAGTTAATGCAACTGTCAGGAATTCCCCTAGCGGTAACGCTGGTACTAGAAAGCCGTGATGCGGTTGCGCCTCGCTTGCGATCAGCGGTTGCTTTTGCCGGCAACGGTGTTGTTTATGTACTTACTCAAGTAATTGGCCGGGGTCTAGGCTTGATCGGTCGCGGAATTATACAGGGAATCGGGAGTTCTTGGCAAGAAAGCAAGTTTAATAAAAGCAGCCCACGGCAGAATAAATAA
- a CDS encoding Uma2 family endonuclease yields the protein MTVAVNNYSITWEKLPDDYQLDDEPVDNLNQPLLAAALSEALELAGRIQEPMLIATNFGLCATVSGKFVIKAPDWVYVRSVLPDDSDQPRRSYTPNLEGEVPSIVMEFLSATEGGEYSIKPTYPPGKWFFYEQILQVPIYAIFEPATGLLEVYQLNSGRYQLQQPDANRRYWIAGIELFLGVWEGTKADRTGYWLRWWDESEQLLLWGVELVEQERQAKEAALQQAERLAAHLRSLGINPDEISS from the coding sequence ATGACTGTAGCCGTTAATAACTATAGTATTACGTGGGAAAAATTGCCTGATGATTATCAACTAGATGACGAGCCGGTGGATAACCTTAACCAGCCATTGCTAGCCGCAGCCTTAAGCGAAGCCTTAGAATTAGCAGGGCGCATTCAAGAACCGATGCTAATCGCCACTAATTTCGGTCTGTGCGCCACTGTAAGCGGCAAATTTGTGATTAAAGCTCCCGATTGGGTTTATGTGCGCTCTGTGCTGCCAGATGACTCTGATCAGCCTCGCCGCAGTTACACACCTAACCTGGAAGGTGAAGTTCCCTCAATTGTGATGGAGTTTCTTTCAGCGACAGAGGGAGGCGAGTATTCGATTAAGCCAACTTACCCTCCCGGTAAGTGGTTTTTTTACGAACAAATCTTGCAAGTGCCAATCTATGCAATTTTTGAACCGGCAACTGGATTACTGGAGGTGTATCAGTTAAATTCAGGACGCTATCAGCTGCAACAGCCAGATGCAAATCGGCGCTACTGGATTGCCGGCATCGAGTTATTTCTAGGCGTCTGGGAAGGCACAAAGGCAGATCGCACCGGCTACTGGTTGCGCTGGTGGGATGAAAGTGAGCAGTTGTTATTATGGGGTGTGGAATTGGTAGAGCAAGAGCGTCAAGCAAAAGAAGCTGCGCTGCAACAAGCTGAGCGGTTAGCGGCTCACTTGCGTTCCCTTGGCATCAATCCTGATGAAATCTCATCTTGA
- a CDS encoding DUF4258 domain-containing protein produces the protein MDANKKITRLVEKDENQTHIGILISVNRRKDSNHLQRRQQQRAISNAMIEVALMYGTKGFSRGALVFTLNDRSLRHSPYYQFIDVLRGLRVVCLAGPPNPKILTAYWHEKTKRRVRK, from the coding sequence ATGGACGCCAACAAGAAAATTACGCGACTGGTCGAAAAAGATGAAAATCAAACCCATATCGGGATTTTAATTAGCGTAAATCGCCGAAAAGATAGCAATCATTTGCAAAGGCGGCAACAGCAGCGGGCGATTAGTAATGCGATGATTGAAGTCGCTCTTATGTATGGAACCAAAGGATTCAGTAGAGGGGCGCTCGTATTTACCCTGAATGATCGAAGCTTGCGACATAGCCCTTATTATCAGTTTATTGATGTTTTAAGAGGGTTAAGAGTTGTCTGTCTTGCCGGCCCGCCTAATCCCAAAATTCTAACCGCATATTGGCACGAAAAAACGAAGCGTCGGGTTCGTAAATAA
- the larB gene encoding nickel pincer cofactor biosynthesis protein LarB, producing MTQPEALQSLLKAVAAGTVTPEDALNKLKHFDFEPVGDFARIDNHRSLRTGFPEVIWGPGKTPEQIAQIIETMRRNHPVVMATRIEPAVCAQLQEKVRGLYYYPEARICATVPAALQPQNPGVVGILSAGTADLPVAEEAACTASLCGFEVLRLWDVGVAGIHRLLSNRHVIDAADVLIVVAGMEGALPSVVAGIADCPVIAVPTSVGYGASFGGLAPLLTMLNSCAAGVGVVNIDNGFGAAILAGQILRTAHRLKLSSEGTC from the coding sequence GTGACTCAACCTGAAGCTTTACAATCTTTACTCAAAGCTGTTGCCGCCGGCACTGTAACCCCAGAAGACGCCCTGAATAAACTCAAGCATTTTGATTTTGAGCCGGTGGGTGATTTTGCCCGAATTGACAATCACCGCAGCTTGAGAACCGGCTTTCCCGAAGTGATTTGGGGACCGGGTAAAACTCCTGAACAAATCGCTCAGATTATCGAAACAATGCGCCGTAATCATCCGGTTGTGATGGCGACGCGCATTGAACCGGCTGTCTGCGCTCAGTTGCAGGAGAAAGTTAGGGGTCTTTATTATTATCCAGAAGCCCGAATTTGCGCCACTGTGCCGGCAGCGCTACAACCTCAAAATCCAGGTGTAGTTGGCATTTTGAGTGCCGGCACAGCGGATTTGCCGGTGGCGGAGGAAGCCGCTTGCACTGCCAGCCTTTGTGGCTTTGAGGTGCTTCGCCTCTGGGATGTGGGGGTTGCCGGCATTCACCGGCTGCTGAGTAACCGCCATGTGATTGACGCCGCCGATGTGCTGATTGTCGTTGCCGGCATGGAAGGGGCTTTACCGAGTGTCGTTGCCGGGATCGCCGATTGTCCGGTGATTGCTGTTCCCACCAGTGTTGGCTATGGTGCGAGTTTTGGTGGCCTCGCTCCCCTCTTGACAATGTTAAATTCTTGTGCTGCCGGTGTGGGTGTAGTGAATATCGATAATGGCTTTGGTGCAGCTATTTTGGCTGGGCAAATTTTGAGAACCGCTCACAGGTTAAAGCTATCATCAGAAGGAACGTGTTGA
- a CDS encoding protein kinase — translation MSYCLNPNCPNPADSLNAQNRICRHCGSLLVVRGNYRVKQLLGEGGFGKTFEVEDDRGSLKVLKILIGNNPKAVSLFQREAQVLGNLQHPGIPKVQPDGYFTFSPRNSPQPLHCLVMEKIEGSNLEEWLSGRANRPILQNQALLWLKQLAEILHQVHQQQYFHRDIKPSNIMVRPNGQLVLIDFGTVREVTGTYLAKVGGGGHKVTGIVSPGYTPPEQANGKAVPQSDFFALGRTFVYLLTGHDPNDFPESPLTGELIWRDQAKQVSKPVADLIDYLMAPFPGNRPQNTQVILQRLIDLERAAPQPQVSYQPAQFPANHRGVPQYRGAAVPLASLRRGKSKRRSATVAKSRNKKLSPLHQKLVGGLVFLVVAGVGASLLFAGAGMEFYQYFPAQVNLPVASSVPREAVSAKELQSEKAVRRPENLWKKAVFATTLADHLWGVTSVAISADGQTLVSGSVDKTVKIWNLPAGKLLHTLTGHTNEVWSVAISPDGKTLASSSGDKTVKLWDLGTGTLKSTLDGHSGSVNTIAFSPDGKTLASGSFDSTVKLWNLATGQVGSTLSGHASGVNALAFSPDGRMLASGGFDSTVKLWDLQVGCAGAQPCSPIQSLEGHSRRVQSVAFSPDGRTLASGSVDGSINVWDLSLGQLQRTFLGHLDAVNAVVITPDSKTMVSGGGSVDGTIKLWDLATGQLLATVKGHSDSIHDLALGPDGQTLASSSEDYTIKIWRLQ, via the coding sequence GTGAGTTACTGCCTTAATCCCAACTGTCCCAACCCAGCTGACTCATTGAACGCTCAAAACCGCATTTGCCGGCATTGCGGCTCATTGCTGGTAGTGCGAGGAAATTATCGAGTCAAGCAGCTCTTGGGAGAAGGCGGCTTCGGCAAAACTTTTGAAGTCGAAGATGACCGAGGATCGCTGAAAGTCTTAAAAATTCTGATAGGCAACAACCCCAAAGCCGTCTCTCTGTTTCAGCGAGAAGCCCAAGTTTTAGGAAACTTGCAGCATCCCGGCATTCCCAAAGTGCAGCCAGATGGCTACTTTACTTTTTCGCCCAGAAACAGCCCGCAGCCATTGCACTGCCTGGTGATGGAGAAAATAGAAGGCTCTAATTTAGAAGAGTGGCTAAGCGGTCGGGCAAACCGACCGATCTTGCAAAATCAGGCACTGCTCTGGTTAAAACAGCTGGCAGAAATTTTACATCAAGTCCACCAGCAGCAGTATTTCCATCGCGATATTAAGCCGTCTAACATCATGGTGCGCCCCAACGGCCAGCTGGTGTTGATTGACTTTGGCACCGTTCGGGAAGTCACCGGCACCTATTTAGCTAAAGTTGGCGGCGGTGGCCATAAAGTCACCGGCATTGTTTCACCAGGTTATACGCCACCTGAACAAGCGAATGGCAAAGCAGTTCCCCAGTCTGATTTCTTTGCCTTGGGACGCACCTTTGTCTATTTGTTAACCGGCCACGATCCCAATGATTTCCCCGAAAGTCCCCTGACAGGGGAGTTAATCTGGCGAGATCAGGCCAAGCAAGTTTCCAAGCCGGTGGCCGATTTAATTGATTATTTGATGGCACCGTTTCCAGGAAACCGGCCTCAAAACACCCAAGTCATTTTACAGCGCCTCATCGATTTGGAACGCGCCGCACCTCAGCCTCAGGTTTCTTATCAGCCGGCGCAGTTTCCAGCCAACCATCGGGGAGTTCCACAATACCGAGGCGCGGCGGTTCCCCTGGCTAGCTTGCGCCGTGGGAAAAGCAAAAGACGGTCTGCTACAGTCGCCAAGTCCAGAAACAAAAAGCTCAGCCCGCTTCACCAGAAGTTAGTGGGTGGCCTTGTCTTCCTCGTCGTTGCCGGTGTGGGCGCTAGCCTGCTGTTTGCTGGGGCGGGAATGGAATTTTATCAGTATTTTCCCGCTCAGGTAAATCTGCCGGTGGCCAGTTCGGTGCCACGGGAAGCAGTTTCTGCGAAGGAATTGCAGAGTGAAAAAGCTGTGCGCCGGCCAGAGAACCTTTGGAAAAAGGCTGTTTTCGCCACTACCCTTGCTGATCATTTATGGGGTGTCACCAGCGTTGCCATTAGCGCAGATGGTCAGACCCTTGTCAGCGGCAGTGTTGACAAGACGGTGAAAATTTGGAATCTGCCGGCGGGTAAACTGCTTCATACCCTCACGGGCCATACTAATGAGGTTTGGTCAGTTGCCATCAGTCCAGACGGCAAAACCCTAGCCAGCAGCAGTGGCGACAAAACCGTTAAATTGTGGGATCTCGGCACCGGCACCCTGAAAAGCACCCTGGATGGACATTCCGGTTCGGTCAACACCATTGCTTTCAGTCCCGATGGCAAAACCTTAGCCAGTGGCAGTTTCGACAGCACGGTTAAGTTGTGGAATTTGGCCACCGGCCAAGTGGGCAGTACACTTTCTGGCCACGCAAGCGGGGTGAATGCCCTTGCCTTTAGTCCGGATGGCCGGATGCTAGCCAGTGGTGGCTTTGACAGCACGGTTAAGTTGTGGGATCTGCAAGTTGGTTGTGCCGGTGCACAGCCTTGCAGTCCGATCCAATCCCTTGAGGGTCACTCACGCCGCGTCCAATCTGTTGCCTTTAGCCCAGATGGCCGTACCCTCGCCAGTGGCAGCGTGGATGGCAGCATTAATGTATGGGATCTCAGTCTCGGCCAGTTACAGCGCACATTTCTGGGGCATTTAGATGCAGTCAATGCCGTTGTGATTACTCCAGATAGCAAGACTATGGTCAGTGGGGGGGGCAGTGTGGACGGCACAATAAAGTTGTGGGATTTGGCTACGGGTCAGCTACTGGCTACTGTCAAAGGACATTCAGACTCGATTCATGACCTCGCTCTCGGCCCGGATGGCCAAACCCTGGCGAGTAGCAGTGAGGACTATACGATTAAGATTTGGCGATTGCAGTAG
- a CDS encoding GTP-binding protein — MQSAVTPDNSPTIETPKHGLPVTIITGFLGSGKTTLLNHILTNQEGVKTAVLVNEFGEIGIDNELIVATGDDMVELSNGCICCTINNDLLEAVYKILERPEKVDYMVVETTGLADPLPVAFTFLGTELRDLTRLDSIVTVVDAENFSLDLFNSQAASSQIAYGDVILLNKADLVDEANLDLLEVKIRDVKAGARIIRTKHSQVPLPLILSVGLFETDKYFQTNEPAHEHHEHHDHHDHHDHDDHAECDHDHGHCAHDHDHEHHHHHSNHLENDGFISVSFETDKPLSIKRFQYFLDNQLPANVFRAKGIMWFDESPKRHIFHLSGKRFSIDDDEWNGKPKNQLVLIGQDLDRETLLSQIQACVCLPSTSRGKGFGK; from the coding sequence ATGCAATCAGCAGTCACCCCCGACAACTCACCGACGATAGAGACTCCCAAACATGGGCTGCCGGTTACGATCATCACCGGCTTCCTTGGCAGCGGCAAAACGACCCTACTCAACCACATCCTCACCAACCAGGAAGGCGTAAAAACAGCGGTTTTGGTGAATGAGTTTGGTGAAATTGGCATCGATAATGAGCTGATTGTCGCCACCGGCGATGATATGGTGGAGCTGAGCAACGGCTGCATCTGCTGCACCATCAACAATGATTTACTCGAAGCCGTCTACAAGATTTTAGAGCGACCGGAGAAGGTGGACTACATGGTTGTGGAGACAACCGGCCTAGCCGATCCGCTGCCGGTGGCATTCACGTTTTTAGGCACCGAACTGCGCGATTTAACCCGCTTAGACTCCATCGTTACGGTCGTAGATGCAGAAAATTTTAGCCTTGACTTGTTTAACAGCCAAGCCGCTTCCAGTCAAATTGCCTACGGCGATGTCATTTTGCTCAACAAAGCAGATTTGGTCGATGAAGCGAATTTGGATCTTTTAGAAGTCAAGATTCGTGATGTGAAAGCAGGGGCGAGAATTATTCGCACAAAACACTCACAAGTGCCGCTGCCATTGATTCTCAGCGTGGGTTTGTTTGAGACTGATAAGTATTTCCAAACGAATGAGCCGGCGCACGAACACCACGAACACCATGATCATCATGATCACCACGATCACGATGACCATGCGGAATGCGATCACGATCATGGTCATTGCGCTCACGACCACGACCACGAACACCACCATCATCACTCAAATCACTTAGAAAATGACGGGTTTATTTCCGTTTCTTTCGAGACTGACAAACCCTTGTCAATTAAAAGATTTCAGTATTTCTTAGACAATCAATTGCCCGCTAATGTCTTCCGCGCTAAGGGAATTATGTGGTTTGATGAAAGCCCCAAACGTCACATTTTTCACCTCAGCGGCAAGCGCTTCTCAATTGATGATGACGAGTGGAATGGTAAGCCTAAGAACCAATTAGTTTTAATTGGACAAGATTTAGACCGCGAAACTTTACTCTCGCAAATTCAAGCTTGTGTCTGCCTGCCTTCTACCAGTCGCGGCAAGGGTTTTGGCAAATAA